GATGGAGGGATTTGAGGGCCCAGGCATCGCGGCTTACGTCGATTATGCTCACAATTACACGTCCACAGCCGCTGTGCTCGATTTTGCCCACCACAAGTACGCTGACCGCTCCCCCTACGTCACCCTGGTAACTGGCTCGGCTGGCGGCAAGGCGGTGGACCGGCGGCAGGAGATTGTCCAGGCGGCCCAGACGCGGGTGAACCGGCTGATTTTCACCGAAGAAGACACGGAGAACCAGACCGACGACACGGCCTCTATCTGCCAGGAGATGCTCTCCTACGTGACCAATCCCGGCCTGGATGCGTCTATTGTGCTGGACCGGACGCAGGCCATTACGTCTGCCGTCGAAGCCGCGCAAGCCCACCCGGACCGCTTCGACGTCATCGTCGTCATCGGCAAGGGCAATGAGCGCTGGATTAAGCGCGCCGGTCAGCATGTGCCCTACGAGGGAGACGACCAGGTCATTGCCCGCCTCTTAGGGGCGAGCAGCAAAAAGGAGCAAGCATGAGCGCTTTTCAGCCAGTCATTCTCGGCTCAGACATCAACGCTTACGGGATGGCTCGCGCCTTCCACGAGGCCTTCGGCATAGTCTCCACGGCCTTCGCCCACTTCCAGCTCAGCCCCACCAAGTACAGCAAAATTCTGGACATTCACCTGGTGCCGGGCTTCGGCCAACCCGATACCTTTGCCCGCACGCTCGTAGACTACGCCCAGCAAATGCAGACCAGCCACCCCGGCACCCACCTCCTGCTCATCCCCTGCGGCGACTCCTACGCCAACCTGCTGGCGGCCACGCAAGACCAGATCAAGGCCTACTATGCCTTCAATACGATTGCCCAGGAGCTCAACCGCCAGCTGAGCCTCAAATCCTCCTTCTACCGCCTGTGTGAGCGCTACCAGCTCCCCCACCCCTCTACCGTGAGCTTGGACGCGCAGGCCGTAGAGCGCGGTGACTACCGGCAGCTGCCCTTCGACTACCCGGTGGCCATGAAGGCTGCCGACAGCGACGCCTGGCTCTCGGTTGACTTCCCCGGTCGCAAGAAGGCCTTCATCTTCACCGACCCTGCCGAGCTGGAAACGATGATCCACCGCTCCTACCAGGCCGGCTACCAAGGCGAGATGATTATTCAAGACTTCGTGCCCGGCGACGACTCCCACATGCGCGTACTCAACGCCTACGTGGACCAGCACCACCGGGTGCGGATGATGTGCCTGGGCCACCCCCTGCTCGAAGACCCCACCCCCGAAGCCGTCGGCAATTACGCGGCCATCCTGCCTGACTACCAGGAGGAGATTTTCGGACCTATCAAGGCCTTTTTAGAGGACATTAATTACTGCGGCGTGGCGAATTTCGACATGAAGTACGACGAGCGCGACGGCACCTACAAGCTCTTCGAAATTAACCTGCGCCAGGGGCGTTCCTCCTTCTTCGTGACCTTAAACGGCGCCAATTTAGCCCAGTATTTCGTGGACGACCTAATTGAGGACACACCCTTTGACGGGCAAACTCGCTACGTGCGCGGCTCCAAGCTGTGGATGGAGATACCCAAGTCCATCTTCCGTGACTATGTGGCGGCGGGGTCCGACAAGGATCGTGCCCTGGCCATGATGAAACGGGGCGATTGGGGTACTACTCTTGAGTACCGAGCGGACATGTCGCCCTTGCGCTGGCTGATGATCCGGCATATGTTCAGTATTTATAAGAAGCGCTACCGGCAGTACTTTACTAGGAAAGGGGAAGGGGCATGAAAAACTTTTTCGCCATTATAGGCGGCATGGGCACCCTGGCCACAGAGAGTTTTGTGCGCACTATGGACCAGGCCACAGGGGCCGACAAGGACCAGGCCTTCCTCTCCTACGTGGTTTTGAATGACGCCGACGTGCCTGACCGCACGGCCTACATCAACGACCACAGCCAGGCAGACCCCTACCCCTTCCTGGCTAGCGACGTTGAACAGGCCTCGCAGATG
This window of the Bombiscardovia nodaiensis genome carries:
- a CDS encoding carboxylate--amine ligase, with amino-acid sequence MSAFQPVILGSDINAYGMARAFHEAFGIVSTAFAHFQLSPTKYSKILDIHLVPGFGQPDTFARTLVDYAQQMQTSHPGTHLLLIPCGDSYANLLAATQDQIKAYYAFNTIAQELNRQLSLKSSFYRLCERYQLPHPSTVSLDAQAVERGDYRQLPFDYPVAMKAADSDAWLSVDFPGRKKAFIFTDPAELETMIHRSYQAGYQGEMIIQDFVPGDDSHMRVLNAYVDQHHRVRMMCLGHPLLEDPTPEAVGNYAAILPDYQEEIFGPIKAFLEDINYCGVANFDMKYDERDGTYKLFEINLRQGRSSFFVTLNGANLAQYFVDDLIEDTPFDGQTRYVRGSKLWMEIPKSIFRDYVAAGSDKDRALAMMKRGDWGTTLEYRADMSPLRWLMIRHMFSIYKKRYRQYFTRKGEGA